The following proteins are co-located in the Pedobacter frigiditerrae genome:
- a CDS encoding OmpA family protein codes for MATNIKVNAQYVLLKADEEYKLFNYSTAIKLYTEAYQKKASLHAIERLADCYRFTKDYLQAESWYALLTKTKGAKPEAFFYYGEALRNNSKYSEAKTQYEKYAELKKSLGINQKNLLLLSCDSALIWMKNPKPIVLNNEKGVNSIAEDWGSVIYQNSIVFTSDRTNVKVEDEVKKGKPFLKFDDPNKAPSKKIYAWTGNNYLRLYLKKNVDTAILFPFNAGSEYHIGAASFTKDEKEMFFTLTRIPNLIEREKGIPKTVKVEIYSSKKKDDGTWGLPSPFKYNNVNLYSVGDPYISRDGQSLYFVSDMPGGKGKTDIYVCHKNQVGEWGQATSMEDINTEGAERSPFFDDDNNFYFSTDGKVGMGGLDVFKAPKNGKDLGAAINMGYPLNSPQDDFAFVFRNKKEGFISSDRLGGRGSDDIYSFVVNPNLNFRLEGIAFNTKTGLPLSDVIVNLSKEDGTTLSVQTDQNGNYKFDLEENTLYNLNGVKTGYRNAQLSQVSSVGLKQSTVLKKNLYLDIIDLFKEVRLENIYYDLDKSNIRPDAAIELDKVARILKENPTIWIELGSHTDSRASDGYNLKLSQARADAAVSYIINKGIDRYRIRAKGYGETRLLNDCSNGKDCTEEQHQLNRRTEITVIKQ; via the coding sequence ATGGCAACCAACATAAAAGTAAATGCTCAATATGTTTTGCTAAAAGCAGATGAAGAATATAAACTTTTCAATTACAGTACAGCTATCAAACTGTACACAGAAGCTTATCAAAAGAAAGCTAGTTTACATGCAATAGAGCGTTTAGCAGATTGTTATAGGTTTACAAAAGATTACCTGCAAGCAGAAAGTTGGTATGCCTTGTTAACTAAAACTAAAGGTGCCAAACCAGAGGCGTTTTTTTATTATGGCGAAGCATTGCGAAATAACTCTAAATACAGTGAAGCTAAAACTCAATATGAAAAATATGCAGAGCTGAAAAAATCATTAGGCATTAATCAAAAGAACTTATTGCTGTTGTCATGCGATTCGGCTTTGATCTGGATGAAAAATCCAAAACCAATAGTTTTAAATAATGAAAAGGGAGTTAACAGTATTGCAGAAGATTGGGGAAGTGTAATTTATCAAAATTCGATAGTTTTTACATCTGATAGAACAAATGTAAAAGTGGAAGATGAGGTAAAAAAAGGGAAACCATTCTTGAAATTTGATGATCCTAACAAAGCCCCAAGTAAAAAAATATACGCTTGGACTGGGAATAATTATTTAAGATTATATCTTAAAAAAAATGTAGACACAGCAATTCTTTTTCCATTTAATGCAGGTTCTGAATATCATATTGGTGCTGCAAGTTTCACCAAGGACGAAAAGGAGATGTTTTTTACCTTGACACGTATCCCGAATTTGATAGAGCGTGAAAAGGGAATTCCAAAAACTGTGAAAGTAGAAATCTATTCGAGCAAGAAGAAAGATGATGGAACTTGGGGATTACCATCTCCATTTAAATATAATAATGTAAACCTGTATTCTGTTGGTGATCCATACATTAGTAGAGATGGTCAATCTTTATATTTTGTATCTGATATGCCAGGCGGAAAAGGAAAAACAGATATTTATGTTTGTCATAAAAACCAAGTTGGAGAATGGGGGCAGGCAACTTCAATGGAAGACATAAATACCGAAGGTGCAGAAAGAAGTCCATTTTTTGATGATGACAATAATTTTTATTTCTCTACTGATGGAAAAGTAGGTATGGGAGGTTTGGATGTATTTAAGGCTCCAAAAAATGGTAAGGACCTTGGCGCAGCCATTAATATGGGGTATCCATTAAATTCGCCACAAGACGATTTTGCATTTGTATTCAGAAACAAAAAAGAGGGCTTTATTTCATCAGACAGGTTAGGTGGGAGAGGGAGTGATGATATTTACAGTTTTGTTGTTAATCCGAACTTAAATTTTAGGCTTGAAGGTATTGCTTTTAATACCAAAACTGGGTTGCCTTTGTCTGATGTAATTGTTAATCTTAGCAAGGAAGATGGCACCACTTTAAGTGTTCAAACAGATCAAAATGGAAATTATAAATTCGATTTAGAAGAAAATACGCTTTATAATTTAAATGGTGTTAAAACAGGCTATCGCAATGCGCAGCTAAGTCAGGTAAGCAGTGTTGGTCTTAAACAATCTACCGTTCTTAAAAAGAATCTTTATTTAGATATCATTGATTTATTTAAAGAAGTGAGATTGGAAAATATTTACTATGATTTAGATAAAAGTAACATTAGGCCAGATGCTGCAATTGAGTTAGATAAAGTGGCAAGAATATTAAAGGAAAATCCAACAATTTGGATAGAACTAGGTTCGCATACCGATAGTAGGGCAAGTGATGGTTATAACCTAAAATTGTCTCAGGCAAGGGCAGATGCTGCAGTAAGTTACATTATCAATAAAGGCATAGATAGGTATAGGATAAGGGCAAAAGGTTACGGCGAAACTAGATTGCTTAACGATTGTAGTAATGGGAAAGATTGTACAGAAGAGCAACATCAATTGAATAGAAGAACTGAGATAACGGTTATTAAACAGTAA
- a CDS encoding two-component system response regulator produces the protein MKQKQKVMIIDDNLIDQMITAHVLKKTYEKGDIIVMESATAALDFFNSNKDDLSAIPSLILLDIDMPLMNGFEFLDRFNLYPEILKNACRIVVITGSDIPEDIELMKTYPNVSKLILKPLNHNELTPVI, from the coding sequence ATGAAGCAAAAGCAAAAAGTAATGATAATTGATGATAATCTCATCGACCAAATGATTACTGCACATGTGTTAAAAAAAACGTATGAAAAGGGGGATATCATAGTGATGGAAAGTGCAACAGCGGCGCTTGATTTTTTCAACTCAAATAAAGATGATCTATCAGCGATTCCTTCACTTATTTTATTAGACATAGACATGCCTCTTATGAATGGGTTTGAGTTTTTGGATAGGTTTAATCTGTATCCAGAAATATTAAAAAACGCTTGTAGAATTGTGGTGATTACTGGTTCTGATATACCCGAAGATATTGAACTGATGAAGACCTACCCAAATGTTTCGAAACTAATTTTAAAGCCCTTAAACCACAATGAATTAACTCCAGTAATTTAA